A stretch of Pseudoliparis swirei isolate HS2019 ecotype Mariana Trench chromosome 14, NWPU_hadal_v1, whole genome shotgun sequence DNA encodes these proteins:
- the LOC130204298 gene encoding R3H domain-containing protein 1 isoform X4, producing MRMSDTVDTETMKVSEAADAAVPTARDDAADQRQSGGDDKSDAQDGFLPSGKEERAAQDQVEKEDGCDKADKPEKTQRKMLSRDSSQDYTDSTGIDLHEFLVNTLKGNPRDRIMLLKLEQDILDFISNNESHKRKFPPMTSYHRMLLHRVAAYFGMDHNVDPSGKSVVINKTGNTRIPDQKFSEHIKDDRTDDFQKRYILKRDNSSFDRDVSSIRMRLKADKRSKSMEEREEEYQRVRERIFAHDGDHFILDRSAQDEGACMSTQQRRQMFRLRAGRSGASRQSSSETETLPRHGEPRPWSSTDSSDSSNRLAPRPPITKASSFSGISPCLVRGDSTASSKSTGRLSKTGSESCSSVGSSSSSLSRPQLPLAVSAPSWSSIPSAPLIHPAADARGSGHPEMVKSVPPQPPPPAAAGYYVLPLEASGIPPGSVLVNPHTGKPFIHPDGSAVVYNPAGRSPQQGKTPTQQQPANHLHSQPDPLSAQFSHMTLAQQQQPGGGGGASVADARHYSAVYHHHHHHASPMMLQGGPQHQQHPQQVASYMVAGPSGVHPALLQGQPVSLPTPGGPNHPYPSSTPGPAAFPGSALNQQLLQQHAYIQQPVQQMSACYCSSAPHPHCSGQQQHYRPPVNPLPYNCPQSPNLPQQQVHHAMMPPPASSYQAIVGMQPTSSLALTGNQQSNMGNQIQGMMVQYPPMQSYQQLSVPQQTYQQPVFVSCQPGQGPVAVAGMQPCYSLLPPNQHTTMSSTVSFLPAQMMEQLQFSQTSAPCVSQQHPGQQYAGLLPSGPGGGGGGGGMVMLQMTAPSCQQPRAPSPCQRKQPGHKHPGPEHQRGRRLAELPAPADGAQSSLPSPPALTPSAGQPLGFKGLSAGISSIPAVAHHPHHHPPLPTAFCHSGPGEAHYSLLGQPLQFKPSIRPPLIHTAHMVATHQGPLGVWRSAHGRKASRKPLSSDLSVGEAVSSQILEVTDPLDSHHLLAELCRGGELIQRLSDHQPRLRSAARDSPGGRLASSYSIFAMLPPRYAAPEHRAPPRRPPGHLRTPD from the exons ATGAGAATGTCCGACACGGTCGACACTGAAACGATGAAAGTTTCCGAAGCCGCCGACGCCGCGGTGCCGACGGCGAGGGATGACGCCGCCGACCAGAGACAGAGCGGCGGGGACGACAAGAGCGACGCACAG GATGGATTCCTCCCCTCTGGGAAGGAAGAGCGAGCGGCGCAGGACCAAGTGGAGAAAGAGGACGGCTGCGACAAGGCGGACAAGCCGGAGAAGACGCAGAGGAAGATGCTGTCGAGAG ATTCCAGTCAAGACTACACCGACTCCACTGGCATCGACCTCCACGAGTTCCTGGTCAACACGCTGAAGGGCAACCCCAG GGATCGAATCATGCTGCTGAAGTTGGAACAGGACATCTTGGACTTCATCAGCAATAATGA AAGCCACAAGAGGAAGTTCCCGCCCATGACGTCCTACCaccggatgctgctccaccgcgTGGCCGCCTACTTCGGCATGGACCACAACGTGGACCCCAGCGGGAAGTCGGTGGTGATCAACAAGACCGGCAACACCAGGAT ACCCGATCAGAAGTTCTCAGAGCACATCAAGGACGACAGGACGGACGACTTTCAGAAACGCTACATTCTCAAACGAGACAACTCCAGCTTTGATCGCGACGTCAGCTCG ATTCGAATGCGTTTGAAAGCTGACAAGAGGAGCAAAtcgatggaggagagggaggaggagtaccaGCGAGTCAGAGAAAGGATATTCGCACATGAT GGAGACCACTTCATCCTAGATAGGAG CGCTCAGGATGAAGGCGCATGCATGAGCACCCAACAGCGGCGTCAAATGTTCAG GCTCCGGGCCGGCCGGTCGGGCGCCAGCCGGCAGAGCAGCTCGGAGACGGAGACGCTGCCGCGGCACGGCGAGCCGCGGCCGTGGAGCAGCACCGACAGCTCGGACAGCTCCAACCGGCTCGCCCCGCGGCCCCCCATCACCAAGGCCAGCAGCTTCAGCGGCATCTCCCCCTGCCTGGTGCGGGGCGACAGCACGGCCAGCAGCAAGAGCACCGGGAGGCTCTCCAAGACGG GCTCCGAATCGTGCAGCAGCGTCGGCTCCTCGTCCAGCTCGCTGTCCCGTCCCCAGCTGCCCCTCGCGGTCTCGGCGCCGTCCTGGTCCAGCATCCCCAGCGCGCCTCTGATCCACCCGGCCGCCGACGCCAGGGGCTCCGGGCACCCCGAGATGGTCAAGAGCGTCCCGCCGCAGcccccgccgcccgccgccgccggctaTTACGTGTTGCCGCTGGAGGCCTCGGGGATCCCGCCCGGCAGCGTGCTGGTCAACCCGCACACAG GCAAGCCTTTCATCCACCCCGATGGCAGCGCCGTGGTTTACAACCCGGCTGGCAGGAGCCCACAGCAGGGCAAGACCCCGACGCAGCAGCAGCCGGCCAACCACCTCCACTCACAG CCCGACCCCCTCAGCGCCCAGTTCAGTCACATGACTCtggcgcagcagcagcagcccggtggcggcggcggggcCTCAGTGGCGGACGCTCGCCACTATTCCGCCGtgtaccaccaccaccaccaccacgcctCCCCAATGATGCTGCAGGGAGGTccgcagcaccagcagcacccGCAGCAGGTTGCGAGCTACATGGTGGCGGGGCCATCGGGGGTGCACCCGGCGTTGCTGCAGGGTCAGCCCGTCTCGCTCCCGACGCCGGGGGGCCCCAACCACCCGTATCCCAGCTCCACGCCGGGCCCCGCTGCTTTCCCGGGGTCCGCGCTGAACCAGCAGCTGCTCCAGCAGCACGCCTACATCCAGCAGCCGGTCCAGCAG ATGTCGGCGTGCTACTGCTCGTCGGCCCCCCACCCGCACTGCTCCGGCCAGCAGCAGCACTACCGGCCCCCCGTCAACCCGCTGCCCTACAACTGCCCTCAGAGCCCAAACCTGCCCCAGCAACAAG TGCACCACGCCATGATGCCCCCCCCGGCGTCCAGCTACCAGGCCATCGTGGGAATGCAGCCGACCTCCAGCCTGGCTCTCACCGGCAACCAGCAAAGCAATATGGGCAACCAGATTCAGGGCATGATGGTCCAGTACCCTCCCATGCAGTCTTATCAG CAGCTTTCGGTGCCGCAGCAGACCTACCAGCAGCCGGTGTTTGTGTCCTGTCAGCCGGGCCAGGGGCCGGTGGCCGTGGCCGGCATGCAGCCCTGCTACAGCCTGCTCCCCCCGAACCAGCACACCACCATGAG CTCCACGGTGAGTTTCCTGCCCGCCCAGATGATGGAGCAGCTCCAGTTCTCTCAGACCTCGGCCCCCTGTGTCTCCCAGCAGCACCCAGGCCAGCAGTATGCAG GGTTGTTACCCTCGGGCcccggcggtggcggcggcggcggcggcatggTGATGCTGCAAATGACGGCGCCCTCCTGCCAGCAGCCCCGGGCCCCCTCCCCCTGCCAGCGGAAACAGCCCGGCCACAAACACCCGGGCCCCGAGCACCAGCGCGGACGCCGGCTCGCCGAGCTGCCCGCGCCTGCAGACGGCGCCCAG AGCAGCCTTCCCTCGCCCCCGGCCCTCACTCCCTCGGCCGGCCAGCCGCTCGGCTTCAAGGGCCTCTCGGCCGGCATCTCGTCCATCCCCGCCGTGGCCCACCACCCGCACCACCACCCGCCGCTCCCTACAGCCTTCTGCCACAGTGGACCAG GTGAAGCACACTACTCTCTACTGGGCCAACCTCTGCAGTTCAAACCCTCCATCCGGCCTCCGCTGATCCACACCGCCCACATGGTGGCCACACACCAG ggTCCACTGGGCGTTTGGCGTAGCGCTCACGGGAGGAAGGCCAGCAGGAAACCTCTGTCTTCAGATCTCAGTGTAGGTGAAGCAG tgagCAGTCAGATCCTGGAAGTGACGGACCCTCTGGACTCCCACCACCTCCTGGCGGAGCTCTGCAGAGGGGGTGAATTGATCCAGCGGCTGTCGGACCATCAGCCCCGGCTGCGCAGCGCGGCCAGAGACTCTCCCGGCGGACGCCTGGCCTCGTCATACTCCATCTTTGCCATGCTACCCCCCAGATACGCCGCCCCCGAGCACCGGGCCCCACCGCGCCGGCCCCCGGGCCACCTTCGAACTCCGGACTAG